From Oscillospiraceae bacterium CM, a single genomic window includes:
- a CDS encoding sensor histidine kinase, which translates to MALFAHLFDFNFLPDSISVFLLGFFQLLFLIGLFRIKRLRKGMPFLQERGAGDMVTFLGISLLLAISFFAISKEPNLYFAIPLFFAFLIGFIIIFWWRGTITKKYLEKVKAQELEELQQALNAKNQENEQLRQQNGDLSKIIHKDNKLIPALDYAVRQYLLTAETETDYAVRLSKAKSLLAQVEAASQERQGILTDFETGNKKLPSTNVPSVDSLLSYMYQKAKEQGVTLDVSVSGNIHFLIQQQAAEHDFNTLLSDLIENAVVAARRCTTKNVMVHMGISNGHFSIDIFDSGMPFAAETLSGIGYQQTTTHADEGGSGIGLVTTFEILKKYQASFVIEDLNGNSQYTKKVSVCFDQLCQFRFLTK; encoded by the coding sequence ATGGCACTGTTCGCTCATTTATTCGATTTCAATTTTCTGCCCGATTCTATTTCTGTCTTTTTACTTGGGTTCTTTCAACTGCTTTTCCTGATCGGTCTTTTCCGCATTAAACGTCTGCGCAAAGGCATGCCTTTTCTGCAGGAGCGCGGCGCCGGTGACATGGTCACTTTTTTGGGAATCTCATTATTACTGGCAATTTCTTTTTTCGCCATCAGCAAAGAACCGAATCTGTATTTCGCGATTCCTTTATTTTTTGCTTTTCTCATCGGGTTCATCATAATATTTTGGTGGCGTGGCACCATTACCAAAAAATATCTCGAAAAGGTCAAAGCGCAGGAGCTTGAAGAACTGCAGCAGGCATTAAACGCGAAAAATCAGGAAAATGAGCAGTTGCGTCAGCAAAACGGCGATCTGTCAAAAATCATTCACAAGGATAACAAGCTCATTCCCGCGCTGGATTACGCCGTGCGCCAATACCTGCTGACAGCCGAGACGGAAACAGACTACGCCGTGCGCCTTTCCAAAGCCAAATCGCTGCTGGCGCAGGTCGAGGCAGCCTCGCAAGAGCGCCAAGGCATTCTCACGGATTTCGAAACCGGCAATAAAAAGCTCCCATCGACGAACGTGCCATCCGTCGATTCGCTGCTTTCATATATGTATCAAAAAGCAAAAGAGCAGGGTGTCACGTTAGACGTATCTGTGTCGGGCAACATTCACTTTTTGATTCAGCAACAGGCAGCGGAGCATGACTTTAACACCTTGCTGTCCGATTTAATTGAAAACGCCGTCGTCGCAGCAAGACGCTGCACAACCAAAAATGTTATGGTTCATATGGGCATCTCAAACGGCCACTTTTCGATTGATATATTTGATAGTGGTATGCCTTTTGCAGCCGAGACGCTTTCCGGAATCGGTTATCAGCAAACAACAACGCACGCCGATGAAGGCGGCAGCGGTATCGGCCTGGTGACGACGTTCGAAATCCTGAAAAAGTATCAGGCAAGCTTTGTGATTGAAGACCTTAACGGTAACAGCCAATACACCAAGAAGGTATCTGTTTGCTTTGATCAGTTATGTCAATTCCGATTTCTCACAAAATAA
- a CDS encoding response regulator yields MDKKLSILLVEDDEASCREFIVCADQREDVTLVGVTNNSSDAIGYIKDCLPDAIILDLELHHGRGNGLFVLQELRQMALAVNPYVLVTTNNTSSVTYESARQLGADFIISKHQPDYSAKGVLDFLLMMRPIIHSRIQSAAPEHATTETPQVRNKRILSRIRTELTNVGISPKAVGNAYLIDAIDLVVKQPVQNLCTIIGQKYGKTESSVERAMQNAINRAWRTADIDDLLKFYTARIHSDKGVPTLTEFIYYYANKIKADY; encoded by the coding sequence ATGGATAAAAAGCTCTCGATTTTGCTGGTTGAAGATGACGAGGCCTCCTGCCGCGAATTCATCGTTTGTGCGGATCAACGCGAGGATGTTACACTCGTCGGGGTGACGAACAACTCCAGTGATGCCATTGGGTATATTAAGGACTGTCTGCCTGATGCCATCATTCTGGATTTGGAGCTGCACCATGGCCGTGGAAACGGCCTGTTTGTGCTGCAGGAGCTTCGGCAGATGGCGCTCGCCGTCAATCCATATGTCCTTGTCACAACGAATAACACGAGCTCGGTGACATATGAATCAGCGCGTCAGCTCGGTGCCGATTTTATCATTTCAAAGCACCAGCCGGATTACTCAGCAAAGGGTGTTCTCGATTTTTTGCTCATGATGCGGCCAATTATCCACAGCCGGATTCAAAGTGCCGCGCCGGAGCACGCCACAACAGAAACGCCGCAGGTGCGCAACAAAAGAATTTTATCGCGCATCAGAACAGAACTAACCAATGTCGGCATCAGTCCAAAGGCCGTTGGCAATGCCTATCTGATTGATGCCATCGACTTGGTTGTCAAGCAGCCCGTTCAAAACTTGTGCACAATCATCGGCCAGAAATACGGGAAAACGGAATCCAGTGTCGAGCGGGCCATGCAAAACGCCATCAATAGAGCCTGGCGGACAGCCGATATTGACGACCTGCTCAAGTTTTACACCGCGCGTATCCACTCTGACAAGGGCGTCCCAACATTGACGGAGTTTATTTACTATTACGCCAACAAAATCAAGGCGGATTATTAA
- the rny gene encoding ribonuclease Y, whose protein sequence is MQPLELIIFTVVLITVFIIAFFLGITYRKKVSEREIQSAEEKAKRIINDSIKAAESKKREALLEAKEEIHRNRSEYEREVKERRGEVTKMERRLQQKEETLDKKSDALERKNEQLARRLSELDRSYEEVATVKRSQLEMLEKISGYTAEEAKAYLIKNLESEVTHEAAMKIKEIEGRFKDEAEQKAREYITLAIQRCAADHVAEATVSVVPLPNDEMKGRIIGREGRNIRAIETLTGVDLIIDDTPEAITLSSFDPVRREIARIALEKLILDGRIHPARIEEMVEKAKREVDATIKSEGDRATFETGIHGLHGEVVKLLGRQKYRTSYGQNVLSHSIEVSHISGLLAAELGADVMTAKRAGLLHDLGKSIDHEVEGSHVTIGVDLARKYKESEEVIHAIHAHHGDVEPKTIIACIVQAADTISAARPGARRENIENYIKRLEKLEELTNSFSGVDSSYAIQAGREIRIMVKPEDVSEDQMVILARDIAKKIENDLEYPGQIKVNLLRETKAIEYAK, encoded by the coding sequence ATGCAGCCACTTGAACTGATAATCTTCACCGTTGTTCTGATCACGGTGTTTATTATAGCATTTTTCCTCGGCATCACTTACAGAAAAAAGGTTTCCGAGCGCGAGATTCAGAGCGCCGAAGAAAAAGCGAAAAGGATTATCAATGATTCGATAAAAGCAGCCGAGAGCAAAAAGCGCGAGGCCCTCTTGGAGGCAAAGGAAGAAATACACAGAAACCGCAGCGAGTATGAACGTGAAGTGAAGGAACGGCGCGGAGAAGTCACAAAGATGGAGCGCCGACTCCAGCAGAAGGAAGAGACACTCGACAAAAAGTCCGACGCGCTGGAACGCAAGAACGAACAGCTGGCCAGAAGGCTATCGGAGCTCGACCGTTCGTATGAAGAAGTTGCCACCGTTAAACGCAGCCAGCTGGAAATGCTGGAAAAAATCTCAGGCTATACGGCTGAAGAGGCAAAAGCCTATCTGATCAAAAACCTCGAATCCGAGGTGACACACGAAGCCGCCATGAAGATCAAGGAGATCGAAGGCCGCTTTAAAGATGAAGCCGAACAAAAAGCGCGCGAATACATCACGCTGGCCATTCAGCGCTGCGCCGCCGACCATGTCGCCGAAGCAACCGTTTCTGTTGTTCCGCTGCCGAACGATGAAATGAAAGGCCGCATCATCGGCAGAGAAGGCCGAAACATCCGCGCTATTGAAACATTAACCGGCGTTGACCTGATCATTGACGACACGCCTGAGGCAATTACACTGTCAAGCTTTGACCCGGTGCGGCGCGAAATTGCCCGTATCGCGCTTGAAAAATTGATTCTTGACGGGCGCATTCATCCGGCCCGCATTGAAGAAATGGTTGAAAAGGCGAAACGAGAAGTCGACGCGACAATTAAGTCTGAGGGCGACCGCGCAACATTTGAAACCGGTATTCACGGATTGCACGGCGAGGTCGTCAAGCTCCTTGGGCGGCAGAAATACCGTACAAGCTATGGGCAGAATGTTCTCAGCCACTCTATTGAGGTTTCACATATTTCCGGCCTGCTGGCGGCCGAGCTCGGTGCTGATGTGATGACGGCCAAGCGCGCCGGGCTTCTGCACGACCTCGGTAAATCCATTGACCACGAGGTTGAGGGCAGCCACGTGACAATCGGCGTCGACCTCGCCCGGAAATATAAAGAGAGCGAAGAGGTTATCCACGCTATCCACGCCCACCACGGTGACGTTGAACCGAAAACGATTATCGCCTGTATTGTTCAGGCGGCCGACACGATTTCGGCGGCACGGCCGGGCGCGCGGCGGGAGAATATCGAAAACTATATCAAGCGTCTTGAAAAGCTTGAAGAGCTTACGAATTCCTTCTCTGGTGTTGACAGCTCCTATGCCATTCAGGCGGGGCGCGAAATTCGGATTATGGTAAAGCCCGAGGATGTCTCTGAGGATCAGATGGTTATTTTGGCCCGCGATATTGCCAAAAAAATCGAAAATGACCTAGAGTACCCCGGCCAAATCAAAGTCAACCTCCTGCGAGAGACGAAGGCGATCGAATACGCGAAGTAA
- the def gene encoding peptide deformylase, which translates to MSVLNILTAESSGLLRKKAEKVRSVNTSIITLLNDLTETLEAHQAVGLSAPQVGSPQRLIVVKNESSHLLFINPVIIRSDGRQVSFEGCLSLPGLYGKVKRPENIVVRALNTKGKPYEMAASGRLACVLCHEIDHLDGVLFTDKVLPSSLISVRRQAARR; encoded by the coding sequence ATGTCCGTCCTCAATATCCTCACAGCCGAATCAAGCGGACTTCTGCGAAAAAAGGCGGAAAAGGTCCGTTCTGTCAATACATCAATCATAACGCTTTTGAATGACCTTACCGAGACGCTAGAAGCACATCAGGCCGTTGGGCTGTCCGCGCCGCAGGTTGGGTCGCCTCAGCGCCTGATTGTCGTCAAAAACGAGTCGTCACATCTCCTATTTATCAATCCCGTTATCATCCGCTCGGATGGCCGCCAAGTGTCTTTTGAGGGCTGCCTCAGTCTGCCCGGTCTGTACGGAAAAGTCAAGCGCCCTGAGAACATTGTCGTCAGGGCGCTCAACACAAAAGGAAAACCATATGAAATGGCGGCATCCGGCAGGCTCGCCTGCGTTCTATGCCATGAAATCGACCATCTTGACGGCGTCTTGTTTACCGACAAGGTGCTGCCGTCAAGTTTGATATCCGTGCGTCGCCAAGCGGCGCGCCGTTAA